The Winogradskyella schleiferi genome contains the following window.
TTAAATTAGTTGTCTTAAGGCAATTTCAAAAGCGGTTTCGCTAATGCCTATTTTTGTTGGATTATTATTATGTACTTCTTTTAATGCTTTTCTGATAACTTTGGAGGTATCTTTAAATATAGCTTCGTCCGTCATCAATACTTTACGCTCCATAAAATATGCAAAAACTCTTGCCATACCACAGTTTGAAATAAAGTCTGGTATTAAGCTCACTTTCTGGTCTGTATACTCCATGATAGAACCAAAGAAAATTTCCTTATCTGCAAAAGGAACATTTGCACCACAGGTAATTACCTCCAAGCCTGTGGATATCATTTTATCTATTTGATCCTGGGTCACCAATCGTGATGCTGCGCAAGGTGCAAATACTTCGGTTTGTAAAGACCATATTTTTTGATTGATGTCTTCAAACGGGATTAAATTTTTCGCCACTAAAGTATTTCCGTTTTTATGAAGGTATAAATCCGTTATTTCTTCAAAAGAAAATCCATCCTTATTTATTAGCCCTCCAGCTTTATCAATAATACCAACAATATTAGCTCCCATTTGAGCAAAATAAAAAGCAGCTGCCGCACCTACATTTCCAAAACCTTGAACAACTACGCGTTTTCCTTTTACGGAACTCCCATTAATATCGTAAAAGTGTTTTGCTGCGGTTGCGACTCCAAATCCTGTAATCATATCTGCAACGGTATATTTTCTACTCACATCTGGAGAATAGTCTGGATTTTCAATGACCTTAATAACGCCCTGTCTTAATTGACCAATTCTATTGATTTTATCGGCTATAGTAGGTTTAAAATGGCCTTCGAAAACACCTTCTTGAGGATGCCAAACACCACTTTCCTCTGTGATTGGAATCACCTCATGAATTTCATCAACGTTTAAGTCACCTCCTGTTCCATAATAACTTTTCAACAAAGGAGAAACTGCTGCATACCAACGTTCTAAAACGCCTTTTTTTCGAGAATCTTGCGGATCAAAGTTGATTCCAGATTTTGCACCACCAATAGCTGGACCAGAAACTGTAAATTTCACTTCCATGGTTTTGGCAAGTGATAAAACTTCATTTTGATCTAACCCTTTGCGCATTCGTGTGCCACCTCCTGCGGCTCCACCTCGTAATGAATTAATTACTGTCCAACCCTCTGCATCAGTTTCTGGGTCGTTCCAATGAAATACGATTTCTGGAGATTTGTTTTCGTATTTCTGAAGTAAATCTTTTATCAATTCTTGTTGGTTTAAATTCTCGTAACAAATATAAAAAACTCTAAAGCCTAAAAAGTGAATTAATAATTAATTTTCGGAATTAATATTTTTCCAGAAGAATGATTTCGTTCTGCACCTGTTACGCTCTTTAAACAATTAATCTCATTTCTTGCTTTTAATACTCCCAAAAGTCCAAAAATTAAGGCTTCTTTAAATTCAACGATTTCATTATCAGGAATAATTACCTCAGAATTTGAAAAATGTTGAATGCGTTGCATTAAAAACTCATTAAAAACTCCACCACCTGTGACCAAAACTTTTGAATTCTCTTGCGATAATATTTCTGAAATTTGAATAGCAATATGTTCAAGATACGTTCTTAATACCTCTTTAATTTGAAGTTTATAGGAATCAATTAATGGGAATATATTCAGTTCTACCCACTCCAATCCTAAAGATTTTGGGGGTTGGTCTTTATAAAATTGCAGTTTGTTAAGTTGATCTAGTAAGTCGTGATTTACTTTTCCTGTTGAAGCCAGCTGACCTTTATTGTCATATTCCAAGTTTATTTTTGACACATAATGATTCAAGACAATATTAACCGGACAAATATCGAAAGCGATTCTTTCATCGTTCGACTCGAAAGAAATATTAGCAAAGCCGCCAAGATTGAGACAGTAATCATAGTTACTAAATAATAACCGGTCACCAATGGGTACCAAAGGTGCTCCTTGCCCACCAAAATTCACATCTTGAACTCTAAAATCACAGATAACTTTATGCTTTAATTTGTCCGATAAAATTTGTTGATTCCCGATTTGATAAGTTAAACCGTTTTCTGGTTGGTGCAATGCTGTGTGACCATGGGAAGCAATGAAATCAATTATTTTGATTGTGTTTTTATTTATAAAATCTAAAATTACGGTTGCCAAATATTCAGAATATTCCAAATCAACTTGTTTTAATTGATGCATTGGCATCTTTACCAATTGACTTAAAATCGATTGCCATTGCTTTGGATATTTTACGGTCTCAGCTTTATGAATTTTGAATTCCCATTGGCTGTCATAAGAAAAACTAACGTAAATGATATCTATGCCGTCCAACGATGTGCCAGACATTAAAGCAAGAATATTGTATTCAGGTTTTATCATATTAGTAAAAATAATATTACTTATTGAAAATACCACAAGAAACAGTTATCTTTGCATGAAATTTTTAAGAAATCAACAATATTATAGTATATGGACTTTAGTTTAACAGAAGAACATTTAATGATTCGTGATGCCGCGCGAGATTTTGCACAAAATGAATTACTTCCAGGTGTTATAGAACGTGATAATTCACAAACTTTCCCTGATGAATTAGTACGCAAGATGGGCGAATTAGGATTTATGGGTATCATGGTAGACCCAAAATATGGAGGAAGCGGTATGGATGCTATTTCATATGTGTTAATTATGGAAGAGCTATCGAAAATTGATGCTTCTGCTTCTGTCATGGTGTCTGTAAACAATTCCTTAGTTTGTTATGGTCTTGAAGCTTATGGAAATGACGAGCAAAAAGAAAAATATTTAACCAAACTAGCTACAGGTGAATGTATTGGTGCCTTTTGTTTAAGTGAGCCAGAAGCTGGTAGCGATGCTACTTCCCAAAGAACGACTGCCATTGACAAAGGCGATCATTATATTTTGAATGGTACAAAAAACTGGATTACCAATGGTGGACGTGCAGAAGTTTATTTGGTTATTGCCCAAACCGATAAACATAAAGGGTCTCATGGTATCAATGCCTTTATACTCGAAAAAGGAATGCCAGGTTTTGATATTGGACCTAAAGAAGATAAACTCGGCATTAGAGGAAGCGATACGCACACGCTTCAATTTAACGATGTAAAAGTGCCAAAAGCAAATAGAATTGGTGAAGATGGCTTTGGGTTTAGATTTGCCATGAAAACACTTTCTGGCGGACGGATTGGTATTGCTGCTCAAGCCCTAGGAATTGCCTCAGGTGCTTATGAACTGTCATTAAAATATTCTAAAGAACGAAAGGCATTTGGTACCGAGATTTGTAATCATCAAGCGATTGCCTTCAAATTAGCTGATATGCATACTGATATTGAAGCTGCTAGAATGTTAGTTATGAAAGCGGCTTGGGACAAAGATCAAGATAATAATTACGATATGTCTAGTGCCATGGCAAAACTATATGCAAGTAAAGTGGCTATGGAACATACTGTTGAAGCCGTACAGATCCATGGTGGCAATGGTTTTGTGAAAGAATACCACGTAGAACGTTTAATGCGTGATGCAAAAATTACCCAGATTTATGAAGGGACTTCAGAGATTCAGAAAATTGTAATTTCTAGAGGAGTGATAAAAGAATAAGACTAAGTCATTCAAGATTGTTAAAACCCATCAAAATAATTGATGGGTTTTTTTTATGAAATATCTCTATTTTCTGAGTTAAAACATCAAATTTTACTATATTTAGTAATAGCATTTAATAAATCTCCCCTTTTAAATAGAGTTTAAGAAACTATAAA
Protein-coding sequences here:
- a CDS encoding acyl-CoA dehydrogenase; the protein is MDFSLTEEHLMIRDAARDFAQNELLPGVIERDNSQTFPDELVRKMGELGFMGIMVDPKYGGSGMDAISYVLIMEELSKIDASASVMVSVNNSLVCYGLEAYGNDEQKEKYLTKLATGECIGAFCLSEPEAGSDATSQRTTAIDKGDHYILNGTKNWITNGGRAEVYLVIAQTDKHKGSHGINAFILEKGMPGFDIGPKEDKLGIRGSDTHTLQFNDVKVPKANRIGEDGFGFRFAMKTLSGGRIGIAAQALGIASGAYELSLKYSKERKAFGTEICNHQAIAFKLADMHTDIEAARMLVMKAAWDKDQDNNYDMSSAMAKLYASKVAMEHTVEAVQIHGGNGFVKEYHVERLMRDAKITQIYEGTSEIQKIVISRGVIKE
- a CDS encoding Glu/Leu/Phe/Val dehydrogenase dimerization domain-containing protein, yielding MKDLLQKYENKSPEIVFHWNDPETDAEGWTVINSLRGGAAGGGTRMRKGLDQNEVLSLAKTMEVKFTVSGPAIGGAKSGINFDPQDSRKKGVLERWYAAVSPLLKSYYGTGGDLNVDEIHEVIPITEESGVWHPQEGVFEGHFKPTIADKINRIGQLRQGVIKVIENPDYSPDVSRKYTVADMITGFGVATAAKHFYDINGSSVKGKRVVVQGFGNVGAAAAFYFAQMGANIVGIIDKAGGLINKDGFSFEEITDLYLHKNGNTLVAKNLIPFEDINQKIWSLQTEVFAPCAASRLVTQDQIDKMISTGLEVITCGANVPFADKEIFFGSIMEYTDQKVSLIPDFISNCGMARVFAYFMERKVLMTDEAIFKDTSKVIRKALKEVHNNNPTKIGISETAFEIALRQLI
- a CDS encoding anhydro-N-acetylmuramic acid kinase codes for the protein MIKPEYNILALMSGTSLDGIDIIYVSFSYDSQWEFKIHKAETVKYPKQWQSILSQLVKMPMHQLKQVDLEYSEYLATVILDFINKNTIKIIDFIASHGHTALHQPENGLTYQIGNQQILSDKLKHKVICDFRVQDVNFGGQGAPLVPIGDRLLFSNYDYCLNLGGFANISFESNDERIAFDICPVNIVLNHYVSKINLEYDNKGQLASTGKVNHDLLDQLNKLQFYKDQPPKSLGLEWVELNIFPLIDSYKLQIKEVLRTYLEHIAIQISEILSQENSKVLVTGGGVFNEFLMQRIQHFSNSEVIIPDNEIVEFKEALIFGLLGVLKARNEINCLKSVTGAERNHSSGKILIPKINY